One bacterium DNA window includes the following coding sequences:
- a CDS encoding HEAT repeat domain-containing protein, whose amino-acid sequence MIRPLIKKIWIGFVCLMWPATMKPLHTQDSATIITPERWARIHKIDVQHVDLNLRLDWKTKSVEGYATIILQMRTATDRIELDGAFLTIHRVEAGDGTPLRYTYDGSDRDGALQIQLDRTHGAGEILTLNVFYKTGWVNYSDPNNLWGSNGKGIRFFELTFSEPRRRKQAWSISEYTSNRYWFPGHDTPSDLRTTTFSMRVDTPLTVISNGTLLRTEDHSDGTRTFHWRMDTPYANHRTSFVVGRYSIFRQMTDGVVIDNYSYPDEYDATVATVERLPDMMRFYSELTGQSYPFSQYAQVFVQDLPWGMENATASTLTENMVDDHPTHTEFLFLWDMLEGEALAMQWFGSYVPAASWEDIWLNRAFARYLSCMYDEYKNGRDEFLLWQLAFQHNTYLSDWASGTRLPVVARRTAAEASLVNGNHTYLHGASVLHMLRKHVGETAWKKILQHYVLTYGGRPVQTEDLRRSVEAVTGEPMDWFFDQWLYRTGHPVFTVTKEYHPGEKTLTLTVRQTQSPDTTASVFSQNRWFQGKMEIAVDDRIETIWIKPQSENVFRLACERAPRRVIFDYEGTWIKEVAFEKTFSEWIDQFTGDGDILARRDAMTRLSAMASDSGTSLRDKQKIYAAFRTVIGGTAYWRLRYMATLQLQSLIAPPSNPKPVLDNETRRLLLTVIRRDSMWCKTAAISLLGSTRDPSNASLFIDLLRDPKDRVVNAAAIALGKTKHPKAFDALSELTRRPSWKNQSLISALNGLRELGDARGADIAVAALSDRYAPRWTLVTPVWDFRIAAAQTLVTLGHSNKAYSIIADRFQKAMEENDINDILNNALLIATLADPRGKEVFDALKAKFKNDANTITAVTQYENQFLEALKKK is encoded by the coding sequence ATGATCAGACCATTAATTAAAAAAATATGGATTGGCTTTGTATGCCTGATGTGGCCTGCGACGATGAAACCACTGCACACGCAGGATAGTGCAACGATCATCACGCCGGAACGTTGGGCGCGCATTCACAAAATAGATGTGCAACATGTCGATTTGAATCTGCGTCTGGACTGGAAAACAAAATCGGTGGAAGGGTATGCGACTATCATTTTGCAAATGCGTACCGCCACGGATCGTATCGAACTCGACGGCGCTTTTCTGACGATACATCGTGTCGAAGCCGGCGACGGGACGCCTCTGCGTTATACGTACGACGGCAGTGATCGTGATGGCGCTCTGCAAATACAGCTTGATCGGACTCATGGGGCAGGTGAAATCCTGACCTTGAATGTTTTTTACAAAACCGGATGGGTCAACTATAGTGATCCGAACAATCTCTGGGGAAGCAACGGTAAAGGTATTCGTTTTTTTGAACTCACATTTTCAGAACCCCGCCGCCGCAAACAAGCCTGGAGCATTTCCGAATACACTTCCAACCGTTATTGGTTTCCCGGCCATGATACGCCTTCGGATTTACGTACCACCACATTTTCGATGCGCGTGGACACACCGCTTACAGTCATCTCCAACGGCACTCTGCTGCGTACGGAAGATCATTCCGACGGCACCAGAACATTTCATTGGCGAATGGATACACCGTATGCCAATCATCGTACATCCTTTGTCGTTGGTCGTTATTCAATATTTCGCCAGATGACCGACGGTGTCGTGATCGACAACTATAGTTATCCCGACGAGTACGACGCTACCGTAGCCACGGTCGAACGTTTACCCGATATGATGCGTTTTTATTCCGAACTTACCGGACAATCGTACCCCTTTTCGCAATACGCTCAGGTTTTTGTTCAGGATTTACCGTGGGGCATGGAAAATGCAACCGCCTCCACACTAACTGAAAATATGGTGGATGATCATCCGACGCATACGGAATTTCTTTTTTTATGGGACATGCTGGAAGGTGAAGCGCTGGCGATGCAATGGTTTGGAAGTTACGTTCCTGCTGCATCATGGGAAGACATTTGGCTTAATCGGGCCTTTGCGCGGTATTTGTCTTGTATGTACGACGAATATAAAAATGGTCGCGACGAATTTCTCTTGTGGCAATTGGCGTTTCAACATAACACGTACCTCTCCGATTGGGCATCCGGTACACGGCTTCCTGTAGTTGCCCGACGCACCGCAGCTGAAGCTTCTCTGGTGAACGGTAATCACACTTATCTTCACGGCGCCAGTGTTTTGCATATGCTTCGCAAGCATGTCGGCGAAACCGCGTGGAAAAAAATCCTGCAACACTATGTACTGACTTACGGCGGCCGTCCCGTTCAAACGGAGGATTTGCGCCGCTCTGTCGAAGCCGTCACCGGTGAACCGATGGATTGGTTTTTTGATCAATGGCTGTATCGAACCGGTCACCCGGTGTTTACTGTAACCAAAGAATACCATCCCGGAGAAAAAACCCTGACGCTTACAGTTCGTCAAACCCAATCACCGGACACAACCGCGTCGGTGTTTTCACAGAACCGCTGGTTTCAGGGAAAGATGGAAATAGCCGTAGATGACCGTATCGAAACAATATGGATCAAACCGCAATCGGAAAATGTATTTCGTTTGGCATGCGAACGTGCGCCGCGCCGTGTTATTTTTGATTACGAAGGGACGTGGATCAAAGAGGTGGCATTTGAAAAAACATTTTCAGAGTGGATTGATCAGTTTACCGGCGACGGTGATATTTTAGCCCGACGGGATGCGATGACCCGACTTTCCGCGATGGCCTCCGACTCCGGCACATCGCTTCGCGATAAACAAAAAATTTATGCTGCTTTTCGCACTGTGATCGGCGGTACGGCATATTGGCGACTCCGTTACATGGCTACACTTCAACTTCAATCACTGATAGCGCCACCTTCAAACCCTAAACCGGTACTTGATAATGAAACGCGTCGCTTACTTCTTACCGTCATTCGCAGGGACAGCATGTGGTGCAAAACCGCAGCCATAAGCTTATTAGGCTCTACCCGGGATCCGTCGAATGCTTCGCTCTTTATTGATTTGCTCCGCGATCCTAAAGATCGCGTCGTAAACGCAGCCGCCATCGCCTTGGGTAAAACCAAACACCCTAAAGCGTTTGACGCTTTGAGTGAATTGACCCGTCGCCCTTCATGGAAAAACCAAAGCCTGATCAGCGCGCTCAATGGTTTGAGAGAATTGGGGGATGCGCGCGGAGCCGATATCGCGGTCGCTGCGCTGAGCGATCGCTATGCGCCGCGCTGGACACTGGTCACTCCGGTGTGGGACTTTCGTATCGCAGCCGCACAAACATTGGTCACTCTTGGCCATTCAAACAAAGCGTATTCCATCATCGCAGATCGCTTCCAAAAAGCCATGGAGGAAAACGATATCAACGATATTCTTAATAACGCTTTACTCATCGCAACACTGGCGGACCCCAGAGGCAAAGAAGTTTTTGATGCTTTGAAAGCAAAATTTAAAAATGATGCCAATACCATAACGGCCGTTACGCAATACGAAAATCAATTTTTGGAAGCGCTTAAGAAAAAATGA
- a CDS encoding DUF4932 domain-containing protein — protein sequence MNRFFGIVYMVTLFGLGEKVLSQTPANELMLRVDPRVELLCIAFRLADYPEVIDTLNSAYTQRIDAHFQKYKNHPLIEDIRLLLDSVKKHDIEFGYWDIPAIAIHIRASADWTPVATADQLVDDIWDNRTWLTPRRMELIRAFYYDSDARRFFDDERDYYARAEASINHRIMHLQKTWLQKYFGMAESEAYFAILGLQLRQGAYLRVNAPHEMRQTFTLFPCTAFDRWGLPASLDSLQIIRSILHEYIHAFVNQAVDAYESQWQKPAELILADPHLWSLMKDAFYNNPRYLVYESLVRATSIIYLTRHHPELISLEKEITAQEKWGFYWMRETIRLLENCEKERNRYSDFYSIMPEVCRLLELVSGRMRDGKYVSPNRQ from the coding sequence ATGAATCGGTTTTTTGGTATTGTTTATATGGTAACTTTATTCGGATTGGGTGAAAAGGTGCTTTCTCAAACACCCGCCAATGAATTGATGTTGCGCGTAGATCCGCGAGTTGAATTACTTTGTATTGCTTTTCGCTTGGCGGATTATCCGGAAGTAATAGACACGTTAAACTCGGCCTACACGCAGCGGATAGATGCGCATTTTCAAAAGTACAAGAACCATCCTTTGATCGAAGATATCCGGCTTCTCCTAGACAGCGTAAAAAAACACGACATCGAATTTGGTTATTGGGATATCCCCGCCATTGCGATTCATATACGTGCATCCGCGGACTGGACACCGGTGGCGACAGCAGATCAGCTTGTTGACGATATTTGGGATAATCGCACTTGGCTCACACCCCGGCGGATGGAATTGATCAGAGCATTTTATTATGACAGCGATGCACGCCGGTTTTTTGACGATGAACGGGATTATTACGCACGTGCCGAAGCGAGCATCAACCATCGCATAATGCATTTACAAAAAACGTGGTTACAGAAATATTTCGGCATGGCCGAATCGGAGGCGTATTTCGCAATTCTTGGTTTGCAATTGCGTCAGGGTGCCTATTTGCGTGTAAATGCTCCTCATGAAATGCGGCAAACCTTTACGCTGTTTCCGTGCACGGCATTCGATCGTTGGGGTCTGCCTGCGTCTCTGGATTCGCTGCAGATTATACGCTCCATTTTACACGAATACATCCACGCGTTTGTAAATCAAGCCGTGGACGCGTACGAAAGCCAATGGCAAAAACCGGCAGAGCTGATTTTGGCCGATCCGCATCTGTGGTCATTGATGAAAGATGCTTTTTATAATAACCCGCGGTATCTCGTTTACGAATCATTGGTTCGCGCCACATCGATCATCTATCTGACCCGGCACCATCCCGAACTCATTTCTCTTGAAAAGGAAATCACAGCGCAGGAAAAATGGGGATTTTATTGGATGAGGGAAACGATCCGTCTTCTGGAGAATTGCGAAAAAGAACGAAATCGTTATTCGGATTTTTATTCGATCATGCCGGAGGTGTGTCGTTTATTGGAGTTGGTCTCAGGTCGCATGCGAGACGGAAAATACGTCTCCCCTAATCGGCAATAA